A region of Candidatus Stygibacter australis DNA encodes the following proteins:
- a CDS encoding lysylphosphatidylglycerol synthase domain-containing protein, whose amino-acid sequence SKIDLVRVLGILSELKPGVLAALLVISLIKIFLQYLNWSLFLQLNPDSKLTFSQKITSFFVGFSFRMISPGGVGVYGRMLYLPIRKKDSFLSITYEKMIQSWCIIFFASLASSLYFSGLSLFLKFILPLAALSLPFILLIISPLKRKYYNYFRQYRLTLIPALAIQITTNLLTIFQYTIFLQNYTEFSFLSAFKSVPLVQAGNLIPITISGLGVREYLAVQVYPSLGISAELAVSCSLIVFCLSNLLPAFAGIIILLFKRNIQETK is encoded by the coding sequence AAGTAAAATTGATTTAGTCAGGGTATTGGGAATTCTCTCGGAACTAAAACCGGGGGTTCTGGCCGCTCTCTTAGTGATCAGTCTGATCAAGATATTTCTACAATATTTAAACTGGAGTTTGTTTCTGCAGCTTAATCCAGACAGCAAACTGACCTTTTCGCAAAAGATCACTTCCTTTTTTGTGGGTTTCTCATTCCGGATGATCTCTCCTGGTGGAGTGGGCGTGTATGGCAGAATGCTGTATTTACCCATCAGAAAGAAAGATTCATTTCTTTCCATCACCTATGAGAAAATGATCCAGAGCTGGTGCATCATCTTTTTTGCCAGCCTGGCAAGTTCATTATATTTTTCTGGTTTATCATTATTCCTGAAATTCATTCTGCCATTGGCAGCATTATCATTACCTTTTATTCTTTTGATCATCTCACCTTTAAAAAGAAAGTATTATAATTATTTTCGGCAATACAGACTCACCTTGATCCCGGCTCTTGCGATCCAGATAACCACAAATTTATTAACGATCTTTCAATATACAATATTTCTACAGAACTATACAGAATTCAGTTTTCTCTCAGCCTTTAAAAGCGTTCCCTTAGTTCAAGCGGGAAACCTCATCCCCATAACGATTTCAGGGTTAGGAGTGAGAGAATATCTGGCAGTTCAGGTGTATCCCTCGCTAGGAATCAGCGCTGAGCTGGCAGTGTCCTGTTCCCTGATCGTATTCTGTTTGAGCAATTTATTACCTGCTTTTGCAGGAATAATTATTTTACTGTTCAAACGGAATATTCAAGAAACAAAGTAA